From a single Bryobacter aggregatus MPL3 genomic region:
- a CDS encoding lipid-binding SYLF domain-containing protein: MKPLCALLALGLTASLFAQSNEEKRLKAAGDTLHEVMQMKDKAIPQDLLDKSYCAVIIPGLKKGAFIFGGKYGKGFFVCRHENGSGWGSPAGVRVEGGSVGFQIGGSEQDVILLVMNAKGAQRLLSSQFKLGGEASVAAGPVGRTSSAQTDAYLTAEILSYSRSRGVFAGISLEGSTLRQDLDVNKELYGKTMTNKEIISENPKPPAAAGVMIADLNKYSPRRSN; encoded by the coding sequence ATGAAACCCCTGTGCGCACTGCTCGCGCTCGGCCTCACGGCCAGCCTGTTTGCCCAAAGCAACGAAGAGAAGAGATTGAAAGCCGCTGGCGATACGCTGCACGAAGTAATGCAGATGAAAGACAAGGCTATTCCCCAGGATTTACTCGATAAGAGTTACTGCGCGGTGATCATTCCCGGTCTGAAGAAAGGTGCCTTCATTTTTGGGGGCAAGTACGGAAAAGGCTTCTTTGTCTGCCGTCATGAAAATGGCTCGGGATGGGGCTCGCCCGCCGGAGTGCGGGTCGAGGGTGGCAGCGTGGGCTTCCAGATTGGCGGCAGCGAGCAGGACGTAATCCTGCTGGTGATGAACGCCAAGGGTGCGCAGCGCCTGCTCTCCAGCCAGTTCAAGCTGGGCGGCGAGGCCAGTGTAGCGGCAGGTCCGGTGGGCCGCACCTCGAGCGCGCAGACCGATGCCTATCTCACCGCCGAAATCCTGAGCTACTCGCGCAGCCGTGGCGTCTTCGCCGGCATCTCGCTTGAAGGCTCGACACTCCGCCAGGATCTCGACGTCAACAAGGAACTGTACGGCAAGACGATGACGAACAAAGAGATCATCTCTGAAAATCCGAAGCCGCCAGCAGCCGCAGGCGTCATGATTGCGGACCTCAACAAGTACTCCCCGCGCCGCTCCAATTAA
- the prfB gene encoding peptide chain release factor 2 (programmed frameshift) has translation MTLEEIEREYDQLRQQADSVRSYLDSPKKKKQLNELEQVISDPDFWNHPEKSQEVMQKRKRLEESLAQDTRIGTMSSDVAALLELGREGEDVAAMLSGELEVFRAELQKLETGMLLSGEHDHRSAILNIHPGAGGTESQDWAEMLMRMYLRWAERKDFKAVITDELAGDGAGIKSVTIEIEGENAYGLMSSEIGVHRLVRISPFDANARRHTSFASVYVYPMIDDEIKIEIKPEDVRTDVFRASGAGGQHVNRTESAVRMTHIPTGIVVQCQNERSQHKNRASALKQLKARLFEHELEKRKAEDQKSEDSKLDINFGSQIRSYVLAPYRMIKDHRTKMSVGDVDRVLDGDLDGFMHAWLVYKKTGKTAGDGKDELPD, from the exons ATGACCCTCGAAGAAATCGAGCGGGAATATGATCAGCTCCGCCAGCAAGCAGATTCTGTGCGGAGCTATCTT GACTCGCCTAAGAAAAAAAAGCAACTGAATGAACTGGAACAGGTGATCTCGGACCCTGATTTCTGGAATCATCCCGAGAAGAGCCAAGAAGTGATGCAGAAGCGCAAACGGCTGGAAGAGTCGCTGGCGCAGGATACCCGCATTGGCACGATGAGTTCGGATGTCGCCGCGTTGCTCGAACTCGGCCGGGAGGGAGAAGATGTTGCCGCCATGCTCTCCGGCGAGTTGGAGGTCTTCCGTGCTGAGTTGCAGAAGCTCGAGACCGGGATGCTGCTCTCCGGGGAACACGATCATCGTTCGGCCATCCTGAATATCCATCCCGGAGCGGGTGGCACCGAAAGCCAGGACTGGGCCGAGATGCTGATGCGCATGTATCTGCGCTGGGCGGAACGCAAGGATTTTAAAGCCGTGATCACCGACGAATTGGCCGGTGATGGCGCGGGCATCAAGAGCGTCACGATCGAGATCGAAGGCGAAAACGCCTATGGTTTGATGTCGAGCGAGATTGGTGTCCACCGCCTGGTGCGGATTTCGCCCTTTGATGCAAATGCCCGCCGCCACACCAGCTTTGCCAGCGTCTACGTGTATCCGATGATTGACGATGAGATCAAGATCGAGATCAAGCCGGAGGATGTCCGTACCGATGTCTTTCGTGCCTCGGGCGCCGGGGGCCAGCACGTCAACCGCACGGAGAGCGCTGTGCGGATGACCCACATTCCAACGGGAATTGTGGTGCAATGCCAGAACGAGCGGTCGCAGCATAAGAACCGGGCCAGTGCGTTGAAACAGCTCAAGGCGCGTTTGTTCGAGCATGAGTTGGAGAAGCGCAAAGCGGAAGACCAGAAGAGCGAGGATTCCAAGCTCGACATTAACTTCGGCAGCCAGATCCGCAGTTATGTGCTCGCTCCGTACCGGATGATCAAAGACCATCGCACGAAGATGTCGGTGGGCGATGTGGACCGGGTGCTGGACGGCGATCTGGATGGCTTCATGCATGCCTGGCTTGTTTATAAGAAGACCGGGAAGACGGCGGGTGATGGCAAGGACGAGCTTCCAGACTAA